Within Deltaproteobacteria bacterium, the genomic segment CCTGAAAGAAACCGGGAGAAGGCCCTTATTGTCCACAACGGACACCCCTCCTTTCTTTCTCTCCTCGAAAGCCAGTTGGTCTCCGCCGGTTTCGATGTTCACGTCATCACAGAATCGGACAAGGGCTTGCGTTTTTTCCAAGACAACCTCCCGGCTCTCGTTGTCCTGGACAGCCGCCTCCAGCCGATCCCATGGGAAACATTCTGCCAGAACATCCGTCACCATCCGGAAGGAAGATACGTAACGATTCTCCTCACCAGCCCTTCCCCCGAGCCTGAACTGCTTAAAACAGCGATCGACCATGGAGTCAACCACCTTCTGGATCCGGAAGAAAACCCCCAGGCCCTTGAGGCCTGGATCCTCTGGGCCCGGAAGATGGTAGAGTATCAGGCGGACTTGAAACACTCATGCGTTAAGCTGGAGGCGATCGAAAAGGAGATGTCCTCCTTGAACATTCAACTGGAGACATCTCTCAGCCGAGCCAACAAGATGGCCGTGGAGGCTGAACTTGCCTACCTTGAGCTTGACCAGATCTTCAAAAACGCCGCAGGGGGAATACTGGTTGTTAATACCTCCGCCAAGGTCCTACGATACAACGAGGCCTTCCTTAAAACCACCCGGCTGGACCGGCGTGAAATGGAAGGGAAAAAATGTTTTGAGGTGTTCAAGCTGCCCCTTTGCCATACCCCACAATGCCCTTTGAACCACATCCGCAAGGGCAAAAAGCGGGTTGAACAAGAGGTTGAATGGCGATCGCCCGATGGAATCATCCTTTACTTCCTGCTTGTTTCTACTCCCCTGAGAGGACCAGACGGAGATCTCATAGCCATGGTGACCAACGTTACCGATATCACCGGAAGAGTCACCGCAGAGCAAGCCCTCAGAAAAAGTGAAGAGCAGTTCAGGCTGGTTGTTGAGAAAGCCCCCTTCGGGCAAACCATCGTCGGGAAGGATCGAAAGGTGGAATACGTGAACCCCAAATTCTCTGAGATCTTCGGGTATTCCCTGGAAGAACTTCCTGATGAAAAAACATGGTTGAAGGGGGCTTACTGCCCCCGATCCATTGATACGGCCGACCGCGGGATACCGGATCAGTCGGGGGAGAGAGAAAAAGCAGACCAAGAAGGAGAGCGGATCTTCAAGGCGGTATGCAAAGACAATTGCGAGAAGATCGTCACTATCGAAGAAGTGGACCTCGGGGACGAGCGGAAGGTTGTCACCTATGTGGACGTGACCGACAGGATCCGGGCCGAGGAAGCCCTACGAGAAAGCCAGCGGAGATACAGGGAACTGAGTATCATCGATGATCTTACCGGGCTGTTCAACAAGAGGCATTTCAACCACACCCTGAATAACGAAATCAACAGGGCACGGCGTTATAAGCATCCTCTTTCTTTGATCTTGATGGACATCGACGATTTCAAACATTTCAACGACACTTACGGCCACCCCAAAGGAGATCAAGTCTTATCCACCATGGGAAAGATCATCCAGGAAAACATCCGCCAAAGCGATTCGGGGTTTCGTTACGGAGGAGAAGAGTTCGTGGTCATCATGCCTGACACGGACGGAAACGGGGCTGTGGTGCTGGCGGAAAGGATCAGGAAAAAATTCGCATCCATTCCCTTTCAGCCGACAAGGGATCAGACCGTCAGGAAAACCGTAAGCATCGGGGTAGCCGAGTATCTTGGGGATGAAGAGGCAAAGGAATTTCTGGCAAGGGCGGACGAGAACATGTACCGGGCCAAAAAAACGGGGAAAAACCGGGTTATCTTCTCTTGAACTCCAGGTTCCCGGGCCCCCTCAATTTCCGAAACGCTCCGATACGAGCCTTTGAACCTCCCCCCATCGATGGCAGGCCACCCTGTGGCCGGGCTGCACCTCTGAAAGCGGTGGTTCCTCCTCGCTGCATAGTTCAAGGCTGAAAGGGCATCGAGTATGAAACCGGCATCCCGCAGGGGGGTCAATAGGGCTCGGGACGTCACCGGCAAGGACGATCCGATGGGGTTTGTGATCCACGTCGGGAATGGGGATCCCGGAAAGAAGGGCATGGGTATAGGGATGAAGCGGTGAAGAAAAGAGGTTATCCGTGCGCGCGATCTCGACTATTTTCCCGAGGTACATAACCGCTGTCCGGTTGCTGACGTATTTGACCACAAGAAGATGATGGGTGACAAAGAGATAAGTCAAATGCAGGGAATCCTGCAAGGACTTTAGGAGGTTCAGGATCTGGGCCTGGACGGAAACATCAAGTGCGGATGTTGGCTCATCAAGCACAATAAACTCCGGGTCCGTGGCGATGGCCCGGGCCACAGCGATCCGTTGCCTCTGGCCCCCTGAAAACTCATGGGGGTATCGGAGAAGATGATCTTTTGTGAGGCCCACCAGGTAAAGGAGCTCTACGACTCGATCCTCAAGGTCCCGTCCCTTCAGACCGTTCTGGGCCTTGATAGGTTCGGAGATGATGTGTTTGATCAGCATTCTCGGGTTGAGGGAAGTCGTGGGATCCTGGAAAACCATCTGCAGCCTTCCGCGGATGCCAAGCCTCTTCATGGAAGATCTTCTGAGGGAAGTAATATCAATCGCCTTGGCCTGACCTTCACCTTTCCCGTAATAGTAAACTTTGCCGCCGGTGGGGTCGTGGAGCCTGATTATTGCCTTTCCCGCCGTCGTCTTTCCGCAACCGGATTCCCCCACAAGCCCCAGGCACTCGCCCCGGTAGATATCAAGGTCAATGCCGTCAAGGGCTTTCACCCTATTTACCTCACGGTGGAGGATCCCGCCTAAAATGGGATAGTGTTTCCTCAGACTTTTTAATTCCAGTAGTTTTTCCATGTCAGCTTACCTGATCACCTTCCAATTTATCAGGCCGGGGAATTCAACGCCTTTGCCTGATGACATGCAACCAAGTGCCCGCCCCCCATGTCTACCATGTCCGGCATCTCCCTGGAGCATTTCTCCACCCTCACGGGGCATCTCGGGTGAAAGCGGCAGCCCCCGGGAGGTGACACCAGGTTGGGCACATTTCCTTCTATACTCCTCAGCCTTCCCTCCATGGAAAATTTCGGTACGGCATCAAGGAGGGCCCTGGTATAAGGATGAAGGGGATTCCTGAAAAGGGGTTTTACATCCGCCACCTCGCATACATTCCCGGCGTACATCACCCCTACCCGATCGCATGTCTCGGCCACCACCCCGAGATCATGGGTAATGAGAAGGATTGAAGATATTTCTTCTTTCTTCAGTTTCCGAAGCAGGTCCAGGATCTGGGCCTGGATCGTAACGTCAAGGTTTGAGGTGGCCTCATCGGCTATGAGCAGCACCGGGCTGCAGGCCAAGGCCATGGCGATCACGATCCTCTGTTTCATCCCTCCCGAAAGGTTATGGGGGTACCTGTCCACCACCTGTTCGGGGTTCGGGATATCCAGGGCGGATATGATCTCCACGGAGCGACGTCGGGCCTCCCTTTTGAGGGCCTTCTGCCATCTACTGACAAACGGGACCTTTCCGAGAAACCTGCACAAGGGGTCCCCCGGATCCTTCGCCGCCCTGGCGTAAAGGAACATCAGCCATTTGCCGTAAATATCGGAGGTTCGGCCCTTTCCGGCCTTCAAGTCGTCAAGGACCTTTTCATACATCTCCTTTTTCCGGTGAAAGAGAAAGCTCTCCGCAACCTGGTCTCCGATGGACATAATGGGGTTCAGGGCCGCGTTAGGCTCCTGAAATATCATCGAGATCTGGTCTCCCCTCAGCTCCTCCATGTATGCCTCTGTCTGTCTCAGGAGATCCACTACCTCGCCATCATTCTCCTCCGGATAGAAAAGGATCTTCCCGCTCTCTATCCTCCCGGGCTCCTGGACTATCCGCATCATGGAACGGGCTGTTACGCTCTTTCCGCAACCGGATTCCCCCACAAGGCCGAATGTCGAACCCCGGTCAATCACCAGGCTGACCCGATTGAGGGCCTTTACCACCCCCTCGTAGGTATAGAAATTAGTTACCAGGTCACGTGTTTCTATCAATTGGGCCATCTTGTGTCACCTTCTCCTGATCTTAGGATCAAACGCGTCCCTCAGGGCGTCTCCTATCAGGTTCCAAGAAAGCACGAACAAAACGATACAAAGGCCTGGGAAGGCGATCGTGTACCAATATTTCAATGGATCACCCGGAGGCCCGATTATGTAATTTCGGGCCAAGGCCACCATCTGGCCCCAGTCCGCATAACCCTTCGGCGCTCCCAGGCCCAGAAAACTCATGAATGCCGCCATGATGACCATGGACCCGATATCCATGGTGGCAATGACCAGGACAGGGTAAATACCATTGGGCAAAATGTGGCGCATCATGATCCTGAAATGAGAAACCCCCATCACCTTAGCCGCCTGCACGTAATCCAAGTCACGCAATGTCAGGATACTCGAACGCATGACTCTGACATA encodes:
- a CDS encoding diguanylate cyclase; translated protein: MPERNREKALIVHNGHPSFLSLLESQLVSAGFDVHVITESDKGLRFFQDNLPALVVLDSRLQPIPWETFCQNIRHHPEGRYVTILLTSPSPEPELLKTAIDHGVNHLLDPEENPQALEAWILWARKMVEYQADLKHSCVKLEAIEKEMSSLNIQLETSLSRANKMAVEAELAYLELDQIFKNAAGGILVVNTSAKVLRYNEAFLKTTRLDRREMEGKKCFEVFKLPLCHTPQCPLNHIRKGKKRVEQEVEWRSPDGIILYFLLVSTPLRGPDGDLIAMVTNVTDITGRVTAEQALRKSEEQFRLVVEKAPFGQTIVGKDRKVEYVNPKFSEIFGYSLEELPDEKTWLKGAYCPRSIDTADRGIPDQSGEREKADQEGERIFKAVCKDNCEKIVTIEEVDLGDERKVVTYVDVTDRIRAEEALRESQRRYRELSIIDDLTGLFNKRHFNHTLNNEINRARRYKHPLSLILMDIDDFKHFNDTYGHPKGDQVLSTMGKIIQENIRQSDSGFRYGGEEFVVIMPDTDGNGAVVLAERIRKKFASIPFQPTRDQTVRKTVSIGVAEYLGDEEAKEFLARADENMYRAKKTGKNRVIFS
- a CDS encoding ABC transporter ATP-binding protein — its product is MEKLLELKSLRKHYPILGGILHREVNRVKALDGIDLDIYRGECLGLVGESGCGKTTAGKAIIRLHDPTGGKVYYYGKGEGQAKAIDITSLRRSSMKRLGIRGRLQMVFQDPTTSLNPRMLIKHIISEPIKAQNGLKGRDLEDRVVELLYLVGLTKDHLLRYPHEFSGGQRQRIAVARAIATDPEFIVLDEPTSALDVSVQAQILNLLKSLQDSLHLTYLFVTHHLLVVKYVSNRTAVMYLGKIVEIARTDNLFSSPLHPYTHALLSGIPIPDVDHKPHRIVLAGDVPSPIDPPAGCRFHTRCPFSLELCSEEEPPLSEVQPGHRVACHRWGEVQRLVSERFGN
- a CDS encoding ABC transporter ATP-binding protein; amino-acid sequence: MAQLIETRDLVTNFYTYEGVVKALNRVSLVIDRGSTFGLVGESGCGKSVTARSMMRIVQEPGRIESGKILFYPEENDGEVVDLLRQTEAYMEELRGDQISMIFQEPNAALNPIMSIGDQVAESFLFHRKKEMYEKVLDDLKAGKGRTSDIYGKWLMFLYARAAKDPGDPLCRFLGKVPFVSRWQKALKREARRRSVEIISALDIPNPEQVVDRYPHNLSGGMKQRIVIAMALACSPVLLIADEATSNLDVTIQAQILDLLRKLKKEEISSILLITHDLGVVAETCDRVGVMYAGNVCEVADVKPLFRNPLHPYTRALLDAVPKFSMEGRLRSIEGNVPNLVSPPGGCRFHPRCPVRVEKCSREMPDMVDMGGGHLVACHQAKALNSPA